The Punica granatum isolate Tunisia-2019 chromosome 4, ASM765513v2, whole genome shotgun sequence sequence AACGCATAGACTGAATTACATGGAACCTTATTGGGTCGGATTTGAAAACACTAAAAGGACGTAACACGTCGACCGAATTATATGAAACTTTATTTTAGAAACACTAAAAGAGCGTAATGCGCCAATCTAATTTTCAGACTGTTTAGCATAACATGTTAATGGAATTACGTGGTACCGTAACGTGTCGATCGGATTGCGTGACACTTTGTTTGGATCATATTTGAAAACACTAAAAATATTAGGggaaatttaagaaattaaaaataaggaaatgaaaaaacaaattgaaaaaggaagtGGCTGCGGATGGGAAAACCCCACCCACTCGCCACCTCCTGCCGACGGACCCATATTGGCTAAATAGTGTTACTGAGGTTTAATTTTGCTCTTTCCGCTTGAATGTTGTGATTGCATTTTGTACATAATGTTTCCTGTATAGGCGGGCAGTATTTCAAACAATTGTATAATGtgaataaaatagaaaaaattgaCCAGAAAATGTTAAGTGGAGAAAATCTAGTATTCtataggggtgtgcacggataccggGTATAACCGGAACCGGTCGGAAtctaccctaacgggtagggtccgggtatctcgtattgaaaataggatagggtccgggtattaaaatacGAAACTGGTGAATATTAGTTCTGGTTTCGATTCTTGGCTACAGGGTACCCAGAATCGGAACAGGAACCGGTATCCGGAACTGGAATATActtacttattaaaaaaaaaaaggagggtAAAGTTGAACTCTCAAATCTCAGACTCAACGCTGTTCCTCTTTCACTGTTCGTAAACCTAacaatgcgtttgttttcggagttaaagtcacgaatttgtgattgtgattgtgattgtagaagaagacaaaaattttatttgaccGTTTGTGGGGTCCACCATTCTGTATCTACCCTTCCCCCACCACACCCCAGGCCGTGCAAAGGCCCTGTTCGTTGTTTGACTGAAAGTTCACAAGGACGGCCCCTACCCAACGTCTGCATAATAGACACCTCACTCCTCCCCAAATTTCTTCCTTCTGCGAAGAAAAGCCGTGAAACTTTACCCCAAATTTCTTCCTTCTGCGATCTACAGCCGTGATCTACAAAGCGAATTTGTCGGTGAGAGGCGAACAGGCTATATCCTCTACCCCCAGTTGAACGGCCAGTGATCCGCCCTGCAAAAGTCAGTCGAATTTTGTCGGGATCAGTGGACAGGCGTCGAAATATCGTCGGGCCCCTACTAGTGGGTGTTACGGTATAAGAGGCATCTTCGTCGGACACCAATTCCATATCGAACCGACAGGtaatttcttcctccaatttGAAGTTCCATTCTGTGATTTTGGAAATTTAATTCCCGGGTTGAGGATAGTTGTTACCGAGCCATGCTGTTGGTCGAACTTGCTGATCCCTTTTTGGTCGATTTCGGTTTGATTGATTTCTGTGAGGTGGAATCTGTTGTTGCTGTTGGCCAATTTGTCGATTCACGCTACTTACAATTGGACTAGTGATCTGTTTTGCTGCGTTATGTTTGTCTGAAAGCATGCTCGTTGCATTTGTTTGGTTGCCCTAGGCACATGCAGCACAGATGCTCGATGAAATGTCTGTGAAGGATGTGCTCGAAATAGCATTACAATTGTGTGAGCTCTTGCTGATGATTCGTGTGTGTATTTAGTTGTTATTCAAACTAAGAAAGTATGCTTGAatatccatccatccatccttAATAATATAGCTGGATGTTGACAGACTTGAGAGCAGAATCGGGGAGATGATAGAGAATGAATTGAAacacatgcatgcatgcctGCCTAAGCTAAGCCATGACTTAATGATCCTGTCATCATCCGATGGCAGTTGacgtggatgacattcatTTCGTTTTCCACCCTGTGATTGCATGCGGACTAGTAAGGGAAGCCGAAGCCCCTAGAAATGAAATTTCGTGCTTctctttgcttcttcttcgtttctttttttttcttttttgatctTCCTCTTTGCTGTGAGACAGCGGAAGCTTCTCTAAACCTCCTTCCCTTCCAAACTGCAGCCAGAACTAAGAActgaaaggaaggaaaaaaaacagaaaagtagtaaaaggaaaaacaCTCATAGCAGCTTGGGAATTAACAGAGTTTCCTATCTTGCCACGAATGCTGCAGCTATTTCTGTCAATTTTTCTGGGAAAAGAGAAAGGTGTCTTCCTCTGGTCGGTGTGTTGACTGAAATAATCGAGTATGAATGTTCATAACTGATTCTGTATTTGATTATCTTATGATCCAAGAATGTTTATCTTAGCACCTGAATCCACTTCTGTAGTTCTGTACGTCGAATTTGGACATATTCTCTGCGGTTTGAACTGAAGATGTTGCCTTGCCTGCATATTATTATGTCTGTTTTTGTGCTGAATATTGAACAAGTGCACACAAACATTGTTGTTTgtcatatttttttacatgCATGTAGTATAAATTGTTGTTATAGTTCTTTCAAAGACATGGCCCCCAAGGGTGAAGGCGTAGTTGAGTGGACTGAAGCGCTGGAGAACGCTTTCATTACCATCTTGCTGGAGAAGTTCACAAGGACGCATACAACATATTGGAAAGCCAGGGACTGGGAACAAATGACTAAGGAGCTGGAAGAGCAATTTCCAGGCACTAGTCTCGACGCCAACAAGTTGCGGCAAAAACTACGCAGACTGAGAATCCAATACACGCAGTTCACCGAGCTGATTGCGCACACTGGAGTCGGCTGGGATGAGACAACCAATACCGTAAAGGTAAATGCTGATGTCTGGGATAAGTTTATTAAGGTATAGTAACACTAACCTTTACTTCTAACACATTTTTCAGTTTGTAATTTTCCAGATAAAGTAGTTCtttgttttatatttgttgcgttttttttttgaaaatgcaGAAGAACAGCGGCTTCAAGACTTTTCAGAACAGAGGTTGCAAGCATTACACATCATTAAAAGAGTTGTTCAGGTCTAAGACAGCAACAGGTGCATTACGAATTTCATCCACCGACCCACCAAAGAGCCCAGAAACATATGCACGCATGGATGAGGAGTTCCTACAAGCCGCGTCAAGCCGTGGGAAAGAACCGATCAATCTTGAAGAGGGATCCGGCGATAGTGATGACCCCGTTCATGAGGTTACCGAACCAGTAGTTACTGGGTCCCGTCGTCGTGTGCGCAAAAGGAGTTCGACCACCGGGTCGCGGTTGCAGGAGTGCCTTGACATGTTGAAGTGCAATATCAGCAATAGGGACAAGGACATACATTGTACCCCTCCTGAAACGAAGAAAAGCAAATCCGTGACGAGCCCCGACAAACCAGCGAAGGGCAGCATCGAGGAGGCGATGGATGTGCTCAATAAAATGCGTCCATCCATGTCCATAAAAGAGTATCTCGTTGCTAGTGATCGACTTTCAAGGGAGGAGCACACACGGCGTATGTTCATGTGCCTTCTCGATGATACAAGGTTGCCATGGGTTTGTAGCCTGCTTGACCCTTGAACGGCCACGGTCCATCGTCTAATGcgatatatatgtttataacTAAGAGTTTATTTGTTATGTCATCTACCAAACCtttgttttatatttgttgCGTGTGCTATTACTTTGCTTGAActatgtgtttgttttatgtgaCTCTTGTGACATGCAATTACGATATTTGTGATATGCACTTGCATTTGTTTTACATTTTAATCTTGATTCCTTTGACCATATCATTTCAATTCTATGCTTTTGGTAATCTGCCAATTTTTTTGTCGATATAGTTCGCTAAGCTAAAGGGAACACACAATGTCAAGACACGGGAATTCACGACGAAATGATAACCAATCAAGCGATGCCCAACTTATGGGGATTTATCTAGCGCTGGAGATTGCGGCGGCCGAAGAAGATGTCCCGCGCAACATTCCTTGTCGAACCTCACGTCTACAAGGCAGATATTACATAGAGAAAGTTCTTGGCAATGACACAAGGTGTTACGAGAATTTCAGGATGAACCCTCACATATTTCATAACCTGTGCGATACGCTAAGAGCAAACTGTGGAATCAGAAATAGCAGGAATGGTATGACCGTCGAGGAGATGGTCGGCATGTTCTTATTGGTAGTTGCACATAGTACTCGGTTGGCCGTGGTTGCAGAACGATTTCAACATTCTAAGGAGACGGTGTCACGAGTCATCAAGGTAATAGCTCATGGAATTCATTCGTTGTCACCAACGTATATAAGACGGAGGAACGTTGCTGTGCAGCCGAAAATTCAGAGTTGCCGAAAATGGTACCCATTCTTTCAGGTATGTGTCGTACATGTGATAAATTGAAATACCACTAATTTTTGTGCTTTATAATGTAATTCGTAgtcttttcattattattgtaGAATTGCATTGGAGCAATCGATGGGACCCATGTGTCTGCTTGTGTGCCATCATCGGTGAGAGGCGCGTATCGCTATCGGAATAACGAGATTACGCAAAATGTACTCGCCGCTTGTTCGCATGACATGATGTTCACTTATGTCGTCACTGGATGGGAGGGTTCTGCTCATGACTCTCGAATTCTGTCTGATGCCGCTACATTGGAATTATTCCCTGCACCATATGGCGGTAAGTTCTTCATGCTCATATCGTATGTTCCCTTGTCAATCGTGTTATGTATTTTCATAAATACATTCTACTTCTGTTATATTTTAGATTTACATTTGTGCTTGcagaacaatattatgtagTCGATGCGGGATTCCCTAATATTCCCGGGTATTTGGCTCCTTACAAAGGCCAAAGGTATCACCGCAGTGATTATAATGACGACACGCCACCAACGACGGAGAAAGAATTATTTAATCAACGTCACGCATCCGTTCGTAATGTTATCGAACGGTGTTTTGGGGTGCTGAAGAACAGATTTGCAATACTGCGGACAATGTCAAATTACGGCCCGCTTCGCCAAGGACAAATTACTCTTGCATGCTTCGTGTTCACAATTTCATTCGGCTAAATAATTATCACGAAAGATTATTTGAAGAGTATGGAAATGCATGGGAATATTACGATGAATTCCGAAATCCTCCTCATGTAACTGGGGATCGGATTGATGTAGACATGAGAAGTAGGGAAATGGATGCATTACGTAATCGTATTGCAAATGCAATATGAAATGCGGAAACAAGAGGAAACCGGTAATATTGGAATGAATGGACGATATAGATAATTATTTGTAATGGGATTGTAtgttta is a genomic window containing:
- the LOC116204934 gene encoding uncharacterized protein LOC116204934 isoform X3; this encodes MAPKGEGVVEWTEALENAFITILLEKFTRTHTTYWKARDWEQMTKELEEQFPGTSLDANKLRQKLRRLRIQYTQFTELIAHTGVGWDETTNTVKKNSGFKTFQNRGCKHYTSLKELFRSKTATGALRISSTDPPKSPETYARMDEEFLQAASSRGKEPINLEEGSGDSDDPVHEVTEPVVTGSRRRVRKRSSTTGSRLQECLDMLKCNISNRDKDIHCTPPETKKSKSVTSPDKPAKGSIEEAMDVLNKMRPSMSIKEYLVASDRLSREEHTRRMFMCLLDDTRLPWVCSLLDP
- the LOC116204934 gene encoding protein ALP1-like isoform X1 translates to MSRHGNSRRNDNQSSDAQLMGIYLALEIAAAEEDVPRNIPCRTSRLQGRYYIEKVLGNDTRCYENFRMNPHIFHNLCDTLRANCGIRNSRNGMTVEEMVGMFLLVVAHSTRLAVVAERFQHSKETVSRVIKVIAHGIHSLSPTYIRRRNVAVQPKIQSCRKWYPFFQNCIGAIDGTHVSACVPSSVRGAYRYRNNEITQNVLAACSHDMMFTYVVTGWEGSAHDSRILSDAATLELFPAPYGEQYYVVDAGFPNIPGYLAPYKGQRYHRSDYNDDTPPTTEKELFNQRHASVRNVIERCFGVLKNRFAILRTMSNYGPLRQGQITLACFVFTISFG
- the LOC116204934 gene encoding uncharacterized protein LOC116204934 isoform X2, with protein sequence MAPKGEGVVEWTEALENAFITILLEKFTRTHTTYWKARDWEQMTKELEEQFPGTSLDANKLRQKLRRLRIQYTQFTELIAHTGVGWDETTNTVKVNADVWDKFIKKNSGFKTFQNRGCKHYTSLKELFRSKTATGALRISSTDPPKSPETYARMDEEFLQAASSRGKEPINLEEGSGDSDDPVHEVTEPVVTGSRRRVRKRSSTTGSRLQECLDMLKCNISNRDKDIHCTPPETKKSKSVTSPDKPAKGSIEEAMDVLNKMRPSMSIKEYLVASDRLSREEHTRRMFMCLLDDTRLPWVCSLLDP